The sequence CTTGTCCGAGAGGTACAGCACCTCGTTGGGTTTGACGGCGCCGCCGCTGGAATCGTGGAAATCGAGGACGGCCACCTTCGCTGCTGCCGGGCGTGGCGCGGCAGCATTGGGCTGGGCGCCGACCGGGGGCGCGTGGCCGCCCGTCACCAGTAGTCCCAGAACGATTATCGCACAGGTACGCATCTTGCCTGACCGCATGGTTTGGCGCCGTGCCGCGAGAGGGAAGCTCCACGCGGTCAACCCCTTGCAATGGCGATTCTCCCACGGCGGACGGGCTCCGGTCAATCCTGTGCGCTATCCCTCTGGATCACCCGTGCGCGGCTTCCAGAGCGACCCTCCTGGCATGCCAGCCCTGCTACTCCCCACTTGACACCTCCGGCGCCTGCCGCCATACTTTGATCGGTCGCCGTACAAAGCCGCTCGCCGAACAAGGTCGGCCGGCGCCGCGCACCTGCCCATGCGGAGGTTCCCCCGTGAACACGACCCGAAGCCGGATTCCTGCGCTGCTGCTGCTCGTCTCCCTGCTCGCCCTGGCCGGCTGCGGCTCCCGCGACATCGCCGGCCTGGACGTCGCCCGCGCGCGCATCGAGCCGCTGGTCTTCGACGACGCGTACGGGGACGACTTACTTCCAGGCCTTCTCCGGCACCTATCTCAATGCGGTCAGCCTGGACTCGCTGCAGGCGCACACCGGCACGAAGTCTGAAGGTGGTCGTGCCGGGACGGGACGCCGCTGGGCGCGTACGCGGGCGGCGTGCTGACGACGGTGGGCGCGCGCGACTTCGCGCTGACTTCAACGCGCTGACGTTCTATGCCAAGTCGAGCGTGGTCTCGACGCTGAACGAGGTCGGGTTCGGCAACGACAACACCGGCACCTCGGTCTACTCGGCCGGGGCGCGCGAACATCGCGTCTGAATCCCTCATGGACGTTTGTGGTCGTGCCCATCCCCTCGCCCCCGCAAGATCGTGGCCGAGCGCGGGATGTTCACCATCGCCGAGGGTTACGAGGCCTGAACCCCACCGGGCCACACGCTGTGGTTTCGACGAGATCGCGTACGCGAACCTCCTGAACGTGACCCGCGTCAGCGCGAACACGCCTCGGTCAACAAGCAGTACCTCATCGGGTCCCGGCGACGATCGAGGGCACGACGACGACGTTCAGCATCGACGGCGCCAACGTCGTGGTGAACCACGCCCACCTACTTCGACTTCTCCTCGTCCAACCCGGCCATCGCCAGGGTCGAGGGGAACCAGATCCGCGTCATCGGCGCCGGCATCGACACGATCACTGCCGACACGCTCGCCGTGGGGGGTCGGGGTGATTTCATCACCAGCTGTCGCGCCGCCGTCCCGCCGCCCCCGGTAAACCGGGCGATGGTGCCGCGGCCGATGTGATCCGCGGTTGGGCGACTCACGTCAACCGGCCGGTCACGAGCCAATTGCACTGGGGCGGCCCGACGACGCAGAACGGGACCTACCTGATCCGGCAGCGCCAACATCAGTACACGGCGCTCAACCCGGTGGGTTCGACTTCGCCACCGCAGAAGATCGACATCTCCGGGATGACGCACCTGCCTGGACGCCCGCGCCGGTGGGCACCCTCCTGCGCGTGAAGCTGGTCGCCATGGCCGCAACCGGGACCGCCGTGCTGCAGCCCGAGCTGACGTTCAACGCGACACAGTGCCCTCGTTCGCGGCCGGCGGCTGGTCGGCGCTGGAGATCCCGATGGCCGACTTCGCGCGTTCGGTGCCGGTCGACAACATCGGGGGCTGGTGCTGAGCACCACGGACGCCACGGTGGTGGCGGTGGACAACATCTACTGGCACCGGTTGGCTGCGGTCCCCGGGACGGGGACCAACCAGGAAGCGGCCGGATGTTACAACGAGAACCTCACCTGACTCCGGAAGGTTTCAGGCGCTCGGACCCGGGCCCACGCCCGTTGGCCGACGCCGTGCTGCGCCTGATCTGGCAGAAGCAGCGCATCTCGCGCGCGGAGATCGCCGGCGTGGCCGGGCTGTCGCGCCCGACGGTCTCGGAGGACTGCGTCGGCGAGATCCTGCCCATGGGCATCGTCACCGAGGTGGGCGAGGGCCCCCGCGCGGCCGCCCGCCCCCACGTGCTGAAATTCCGCGACGACGCCTGCGTGATCCTGGGCGATGGGGGCCACCTGACGTGGTGCCCCCTGACCGACCTGCGTGGCCGCGTGCTGGCCTGGCACACGCGTGAACAGGCTGCGCGCACCGACCCCCGACGGG comes from Betaproteobacteria bacterium and encodes:
- a CDS encoding winged helix-turn-helix domain-containing protein, whose product is MADAVLRLIWQKQRISRAEIAGVAGLSRPTVSEDCVGEILPMGIVTEVGEGPRAAARPHVLKFRDDACVILGDGGHLTWCPLTDLRGRVLAWHTREQAARTDPRRAPARVIDEMADAAWPRRRGGWSPAGRHRRGAALPGGSSHPTAACRLKVMPDWGGRHGLEGAGRQARRCR